Below is a window of Arabidopsis thaliana chromosome 2, partial sequence DNA.
ACTGGGGTCTCTCTCTAGTGGAGAACTCTCTTCCACTCCTTATGGTGATAGCATGAACATTAGCAAACTCCTTGGGATTCTGAATTGACTTCCCTGGAAGTCCCGTAACTTTGGGAGCAGAGGTAGATGCGGATTGTCCTTCTAAGTATTTGACTTTGGAATTCAACGCCTCCACTTTAGCATTCAGGTCATGGTAGCTGCAGTCCAGCTTATGGTGCAATTCAGATAACGTCTTAGCAATTTCCATGGAGCTAGATGCTTGTCCCTGTAGCAGTTGTTGtaccatctgtttcatttcagtatcaggagcagcaggaccttggttttactgaggtgcaaacccaggtggtggttgcAGCTGGTAGTTCTCCTGGAATTCTTGCTTGGGAATgaaaccttggttgtagggaacaaaaggtttgttctgaccttgttgttgctatggaggatacacttgatcctaaggattagcaacgttggtgttgcggtaggagaggttggggttgttggttttgaagttggtGTACCCTTTGTAGCTACTctagttgttgttgatgtagctggCCTCTTCTAACTGGTTACCCTCtccatcttggacttgatattgctcgtcatcaacaaggaagtgcacatgcttttgctggctaagaagaatcttgtccagcttgtcattcagtgctttgatctccttcctgtgtttgtcatcaaaGTCAGATGTGCTTCTGACGGTCCTATcgcagtcctcgttgtaattaccatctgattgagcaaggttctcaaccaatatcccagccttcttcaacatctttgttctAGAAATTCCCATTCTTGGCtgtatccagaagcattctgatgcgtggtagAACTCCACTGTAAAGAGTGatgagcagagaggctttcGTGAggccatgatgagggcattggttggtgtaacccttgaaacgttcccatgcttcacagaagctttcaccacTCTTCTgtgaaaaaccagaaatctcatttctgagtcttgcagttctggcgttggagaagaactttgatagaaaagccttcttgcaatcatcctaggtggtgattgagtcatggggcaaattcttctcccagatgtgtgctttgtcgcccaaggagaatggaaacaaacggaGTTTGAATCtgtcttcactgacaccattgatttttgttaggttACAGAACttatcgaattcatcaaggtggtcgagtggatcctccattggtagaccatggaatttgttcccctgaatcatcgagatgagacgactcttaatctcgaagttgttgttctagATAGCATGAGGTGCAATTTCTTTCCTCTAACGATGGTCCCGTGGTGCATCTCaagcaccaatgttggcaggACCATTCTGTTGATTCTGTTCATCAGCCATTtcgagtggttgctgaggtacaaggttgactgtgtttctcctttctctgatTTTGCGAGCTAAGCGGTCGATAttgtcgttgaaaaggaggttctgattgcctgttgatcgagtttgcatatagaagaggtgtacctggatcaagaagataacaagaaaaacacacagttagtaattgaaaaaaaaatggaaaaagaacttgatctaagcaagtctgaaatcttaaatgtaacaaacaaacacccaattggcaacggcgccaaattgataataggtttttagtcaattatcctaaaacaccaatcatgtcgttgtagtattttaggttgtcaatccaaatgggtgtgatactaacaatcaaaatgtgatcagaagtcactaagtcaagccaagcaataacaggtttcggtgtgttctagcagtactaagtgaacatgcagaaaacagaaaatcaaacagaaacagtaaaacactcgaccaacacagctcgttGTAGAGCACtaggtgtggtcgagtgagttggtcgagtaacaggccGTAAACgaaacagggatactcgactgcacagtctaTTGCCAGACAACTgagtggtcgagtatcaggtcgagtaacaggagagaaatgcaaaaactaagcaacaggtaacaagatgcagtaaacaacaacaaagtaaacaataaaatcaatcagataaagaattcccggGATGGgataattgagtagtttcatTTCCTTAGgttacaggtgattgacatgctcaaaAAATTATCactagacaacaagttcattaaccaaatctaagtgccaccgcaatagagaccctcaagttaacctagtctcagactcaatcaccattgacgagagctaacctaacttgcattacgaatcaacaagttaaagccaaaacgctccctgcaacgaataccttggtacagggccacgaatctctggaattagtggttcagacatttcatcgaacactttTTGGGCGCAGAAAggtctgggctcaaattccagttgatcagaaagcaataggcattaagaacaactaatctagaagggatctatcaaaCAAACTtaaccacctagcatactgagaattctacactactctaacccatcctcagaaacctattcactactcaaaCATCATTGCAGAgaacataaacgttgaatagaatgaaaacatgataacaacagagTAATAGCAAGgtgataacaggatgaacaacagtaaacgaaatcaagaacaaaatacTGAATATTGAATACTATATCGATTAAGAGAaaaatccggattacaaaagatCAAGAACACAATGTCtacgaaaaataaaacttagattcgaaaatgtaaaatacatgctacttatagagaaatattccgaaaccctaatactcaaaacgacgcagtattgggacggattaagaacgaTACTCAACtcaggtggtcgagtgaatggtcgagtgataagctggagtcttcttctcttccttgtgctcgattgtctggttgagtgcggaatggagaagactctgaagctggcAGTCGAGTAAGGACgtcgagtgaatgatgataaGGGACTCGACCAtgtggtagagtgattggtcgagtggatGGTGGCTGTAGTACTCGACTtggtggtagagtgattggtcgagtgaatgatgatggtgatactcggcCATATTGGTAGAGTGATTGCTCGAGtcaatgatgatggtgatactctGCCATGTTGGTAGAGTGAtaggtcgagtgaatgatgatggtgaaggCAGCTACTCGACCAAGGGGTCGAGTGGTGTTGTGAAGTGGGGAAGTCGTCTACTCGACcttgtggtcgagtggtggaTAGAATgtcgtggtcgagtgatttgcTGTAGAGGTTGTGGTCAAGTACTTCAGGAACTTCAGGATGACTGTTAATACAACTCTCTTGTTTATGACATAACTCAGCACCtctatttatatgaaaactcTAGTCCTAATCCTACTaggaaaacatatattaagaTAACTCCTAAAGAGATTTGAGATTATCACTTCCTAAACCATAACTCGGTTAGGATCTAAACCATAACTCGGTTTAGTATTACTTTCTTCTTAAGCTTTATTCGAGCTTAATCCTTCAAGCTAAATCCAACACGGGATACAAACGATTCCGAGGCCAGTGGGCACGGAAACATGGTGCACAAATAAGAGTGAAAACACAAGTTCCTTAGAAACTTTAAACAATGTAAAAAACAATgtaaagatatatttatttatttttacttcctctaaaccttttttttctctctccctctaaaccttttttttgaGGCGGCGATGATGGTTGTTTCTATTCAGATTTGATATGGTTATTTTTCtagtgttgttgtttgatcTCAAGGAGAGATCTTCGGTTGTTTTCACGGTCATTCAAggttttgatttatcttttgtaATAAGGAATCTCTTTCAAACGAGAGTTGTTGTTCATTTGGAGAAAGGTAGATCTGTTGGGATTCTCTATGATCAAGCTCCGGGATTTAGAGTGGGTTTCTCTGAGAAGGCACAAATCGTCATTGGCTTTGGTTAGGATCCAAAGTTAGGATTTTGATTTGCGTTGATTCATGACATAACGATATATCTATGGCAAAGGAGATTTACAATCTCGCAATCAAAGGTTGAAGAGGGATTAAAGCTGTCATAAGAAGAGAAATCTTCGTCTTGGTTACGGCCACAAAATCCGAGTTTTTACAGTGGGGATAGATCGAGATTTTAGGACTTAATATCAGGtgatttttttggaaataataTCTTCTATCAAGGGGTTCCAGGAATTAACATCAGCGGATCTGCTGGTGTATAAATCAGAGGTACGAACTGATGGTTGTCCTCATCGCAATCATTTTTTACAGTCTCAGTGTCGCAAGAGTTTTTTCAAAGGTTTCTACTCAGCTTTATTGAGTGTTTTCAGGTTGCTCGTTCTCTTGGGTTTGTATTTGTTCGGATCTTGTTTGGGTTAGGAAGAGGGATGTCGCAAAGCGGTTTGGTTAATCAAGGCAGCAACGTGAGTAACACCATGAAGCTTAAGATCAAGGTTCCTCGTTTTGATAACAGTTCTTTGATCGAGGGCTATTCCAAGACTCTTATCGGCAGATGTATGAATCCAGCAATGCAAGACATGAAGTCGTTGCTGTTCATGTTGCCTAAGATTTGGAAATTAGAGGATAGAGTTGTTGGTGCTAACTTGGGTCAAGGTCGTTTTCAATTCGATTTTGAACACGAAGAGGATATCTAGGAGATCATGGAAGTGGAACCATTTCATTGATCATTGGATGTTGTCTTTGGTTAGGTGGGAACAAGTGGTGGACCGGAGATACCCTTTTCTTATTACTTTATGGATTCGGGTATTGGGGGTGCCTCTACATTTCTGGGCAGATGAAACTTTTCGGTGTATCGGTTCCGATATAGGTGAGGTTCAAGCGGTGGACCTGGACTTTGGAAGGGTCCAAGTTAAACTTGATGGTTTTAAACCATTGTGTTTTGAGGCGGCTGTAGAGTTTCATAGTGGCGAAGAGACAATGGTCTCGCTGTGGTATGAGAGACTTTTTGGCTTCTGTCAAAGATGTTATAGTCTCTGTCATGAGCAGATGCGATGTCCGATCTTTGGGGACAAGGGGAAGCAGAGTATTTTCAAAGAGGATCCAAAGAGGGATAATACGCTTCAAAGATACAAAGGTGCTGCCATTAATGGTTCAGTTCCTGGAACTTCCTCGGGTTCGACTAGGGCTGTCTTTGCTGAACCTTCTCAAGGACTGACTTCAATTGATAAGAAGGATGCATCTATTCAGGACAGCTATAACCGATCAAAGCAGATCTCTGGTATTAAGGCTAAAAAGGGGAGAAGGAATCTATTTGTGGCTCCTGTCCAAGCTTCATCATCTCAAATGGCTGTTCAGGTAACTAAGTTATCCCAACTACAAACAGATACCGTGGGGATGGGTTTTCCGGATCATGAGAAGAAGATGCTGGAGGCTTTTCTTGCTCCTGAAGCGGGGAAGACGGTGACAGATTTGGGTACTCTAGGTGCTAATATGGAAGGTATTCTTAGTGGCACGATGCCAAGTAAGGTGGTACGTAAGAAATTTTTTTCGGGTCCAGAAGAAGTTACTATTCAAAACAAGGCAGAGAATGCTCTCGAGTTGGCTGAGCAACATGATCTATTCTCTGATGATTTAAGTCAGTTGCTTGCTCAAAGTTCTCCTCTTGAAGGAGACCCTTCTTTGCAATTTATGGATACCAAAATGGAGGATAAAAAAAGTAGTGGTGTGGAGCTAACCCATGAGGATGGAGAGTTTTTCGCTGCAAATGAAGAGAATTTTGATGGGGACAAACTTGAGGTGGTTCTGCTCCCAATCAACACGGTCTCTGAGATGAATGTTAATATGGTTTCTGTTTCGGAGAATGTCCCAAATGAGCAAGCACATGAGGAGGAAATGGAGGGAAAATCTCAGGGAGAAGATGAGTTGGAGACGGATCAAcctgcaaaaagaaaaatgggtaAAAATAAACGATTTTTGACAGTAGTTAGCTCTAGGAAGAGGAATTATCTGACATCACCTCGCAAAAGACCAGTTCCAAAAACTGGTGGCCCAACGGTGGGTGCTGGTTCTCATCAAAGAGAGAAACCTCCTATTAAACATTAATCATAGTGATGTGTCCTTTTGGCTGGTTGGGTGAGTGGTGAAAAGTTTATTTCATAGAAATAAATTCTTTACAAGAACGTGCTCTTCAATGTTGTTTCAATTTCCGGTTTTGTTCAGTAAATccgattttattttgtatagtCTGTTTATGTTTCAATGTAAGATATCAGTTAcagtttggttatgtttttcaTATCATCTATGAGCTCAAAGTAATAATACAAGGGAAATTTTTTACCCATTGGCTATTGGTGTATGTTCCGGTTTCGAAATTTCTGGTTCTCATGTACTGTTGTAAATTCTTAAACCAAAGAAATATCAGCAGTTATACTAATGGTTTggttgtgatttttttttttctttatcaaggATGGAGTTATgaccaaattaaatataattttaataattaagtGTCATTTGACTCTTACTTTCAAGGTAACTTCGGTAATGGTTAACGGAATATTTTACGGGGAATTTCAAAATGGGTTATGCATGGctcttttatataaatatgcCTTGgttttcataagaaaaaacataagtttaAAATCCAAATCGGTTATGGATTTTACCCGAGGATCTATGCTAGCGGAAATGGTCTTAGGGAAGGGTCAAAGCACccttttgaaaaaacaaaatattatatgaagATAGTATTAAGTTGGAATTGTCAAGGTTTAGGGAATAAAGCAACAATCGGTTATTTACGGGATTTATGGAAAAAACATCGGccagattttttatttttatcggaaacaaaacaatctaCTTCTTATATGGAAAACTTTGTTGGTCATTTTGGGTATAAAAACTTAACAACAGTTGACCCTATTGGTTGCAGTGGTGGTTTAGCTCTTTCctataataatgattttaatgaC
It encodes the following:
- a CDS encoding Ulp1 protease family, carboxy-terminal catalytic domain protein, with amino-acid sequence MAFLHQQVSSANQISPDCHLFNTCFYKKLGDIYKGNHKGALFAKFKKWWKHVMRYELTQYINMLPPIHDVENLQQYMRTRNFETGTYTNSQWEVSLFDENQHPPLGHQFLELVDPSPTHLLPEIFPPFPPHVLAHLGHSPKQKPY